One window of Nocardia sp. NBC_00508 genomic DNA carries:
- a CDS encoding DUF2268 domain-containing protein: protein MTITVLDTYSAMREILRAPAADRVAMLRSMLEQVSGMYRYFPGDVDLVDMHRRTAGFPLDRDEERCLDALETLAAAGAWERMQRALDDALATQLTATPRLDVPDITVLFVLGDPGDAHFMGPTLGITGNGGISGYIVITLWPFPENVARLEATAVHELNHNLRYSPGGVVWNPMTVTVGEHVVSEGLADAFARQLYGDELGYTRIGVPHLRDEAVFAKVVSGLGVTGMQNFTAWVHGDAIAEHFGVAPVGLPTGAGYAVGNRMVDAYLTATGQTAAQALHAESSEIIATALQYQG from the coding sequence ATGACCATCACCGTTCTCGACACCTACTCGGCTATGCGGGAGATCCTGCGGGCTCCCGCCGCGGATCGCGTTGCCATGCTGCGCTCGATGCTCGAGCAGGTCAGCGGCATGTACCGTTACTTCCCCGGGGACGTCGACCTGGTGGACATGCACCGCCGCACGGCCGGATTTCCCCTTGACCGCGACGAGGAGCGTTGCCTCGACGCACTCGAGACGCTGGCTGCGGCCGGGGCCTGGGAACGGATGCAGCGCGCCCTCGACGATGCTCTCGCCACGCAACTGACAGCGACACCGAGGCTGGATGTCCCCGACATCACCGTGCTGTTCGTGCTCGGTGACCCCGGCGACGCCCACTTCATGGGCCCCACCCTCGGCATCACCGGGAACGGCGGCATCTCGGGCTACATCGTCATCACGCTGTGGCCGTTCCCCGAGAACGTGGCACGGCTGGAGGCCACCGCCGTGCACGAGCTCAACCACAACCTGCGCTACAGCCCAGGTGGGGTCGTGTGGAACCCGATGACGGTCACGGTCGGTGAGCACGTGGTCTCGGAGGGCCTGGCCGACGCATTCGCCCGCCAGCTCTACGGCGACGAACTCGGCTACACCCGCATCGGCGTGCCACACCTGCGCGACGAGGCGGTCTTCGCCAAAGTTGTGTCGGGACTCGGCGTGACCGGCATGCAGAACTTCACGGCCTGGGTGCACGGCGACGCCATTGCGGAACACTTCGGCGTGGCCCCGGTGGGACTGCCGACCGGCGCCGGATACGCCGTCGGCAACAGGATGGTCGACGCCTATCTGACAGCGACGGGACAGACCGCGGCACAGGCCCTGCACGCCGAAAGCTCTGAGATCATCGCTACCGCACTCCAGTACCAGGGCTGA
- a CDS encoding serine/threonine-protein kinase — MSQPTPGSRVGTLFGHYQLRTLLGRGGMGEVYEAYDTTKDRTVALKLLPEHLAAETGYRERFRRESRTAARLQEPHIVPIHDYGEIDGLLFIDMRLVRGNDLGSLLASHGPMVPARAVAIIGQVAAALDAAHADGLIHRDIKPANILVTNDDFAYLVDFGIAHSITSTGLTSTGTAIGTYAYMAPERFQQGEISNSADIYSLACVLHECLTATRPYPADSIQLVISAHLFEPIPRPSTVRPETPVAFDSVIARGMAKDPADRYPTAGDLARAAHDALGNVDQHMAAELLARRRATTIVNKAQGPFELPTTKASVPPAGWLGPPPGPTLLPPPAPPQPAPPKRRGWIAVAAAAVMVVAVAAGLGVWFSQWLNSNTASAPTTETRATSHFTSPELRLLSLLPPGYDQSNCSSSPPQSGESAELHCSSTASVPRAWYTLYPDIYTLRSGYAAKSSVQVVHCPDGSAPGPYASHGQNQVTGQMTCRMSTIESPAVPEIVWSAEPSLAIGEAFADGPDGAAQLFTWWQQQGAFK, encoded by the coding sequence ATGAGCCAGCCGACGCCGGGCTCCCGGGTAGGCACCCTCTTCGGGCACTACCAGCTGAGGACGCTACTCGGCCGCGGTGGCATGGGTGAGGTCTACGAGGCCTACGACACCACCAAGGATCGCACGGTTGCCCTCAAACTCCTGCCCGAACATCTGGCCGCCGAAACGGGTTACCGCGAACGGTTCCGCCGTGAGTCCCGCACCGCCGCGCGCCTGCAGGAACCGCACATCGTCCCGATTCATGACTACGGCGAGATCGACGGACTGCTCTTCATCGACATGCGGCTGGTGCGGGGCAACGATCTCGGCAGTCTCTTGGCCTCGCACGGCCCGATGGTCCCTGCGCGCGCCGTGGCCATTATCGGCCAAGTGGCCGCGGCGTTGGACGCGGCGCACGCCGACGGACTGATCCACCGCGACATCAAGCCCGCCAACATCCTCGTCACCAACGACGACTTCGCCTACCTTGTCGACTTCGGCATCGCTCACTCGATCACCAGTACCGGCCTGACCAGTACGGGCACGGCCATCGGAACCTACGCCTACATGGCGCCCGAACGCTTCCAGCAAGGGGAGATCTCCAACAGCGCCGACATCTACTCGCTCGCCTGCGTGCTCCACGAATGCCTCACCGCCACCCGCCCGTATCCTGCCGACAGCATCCAGCTGGTCATCAGCGCCCATCTGTTCGAACCGATTCCCCGCCCCAGCACGGTGCGCCCGGAAACCCCCGTGGCATTCGACTCCGTGATCGCGCGCGGCATGGCAAAAGACCCCGCCGACCGCTACCCCACCGCGGGAGATCTGGCCCGCGCCGCCCATGACGCTCTCGGCAATGTCGACCAGCACATGGCGGCCGAACTCCTCGCCCGCAGACGGGCCACCACCATCGTCAACAAGGCGCAGGGGCCATTCGAGCTGCCGACGACCAAAGCAAGTGTGCCACCTGCCGGTTGGCTTGGTCCGCCGCCTGGACCGACCCTGCTGCCCCCGCCCGCGCCACCGCAGCCCGCCCCGCCGAAAAGGCGCGGATGGATAGCCGTGGCCGCAGCTGCGGTCATGGTGGTCGCGGTGGCGGCCGGTCTCGGAGTGTGGTTCTCGCAGTGGCTGAACTCGAACACCGCCTCTGCTCCGACCACCGAAACCAGGGCAACCAGCCATTTCACCTCTCCCGAGCTAAGACTGTTGAGCTTGCTGCCACCCGGTTACGACCAGAGCAACTGTTCATCGAGTCCGCCGCAATCGGGCGAGTCGGCTGAATTGCATTGCTCCAGCACCGCGTCCGTCCCGCGCGCCTGGTACACCTTGTACCCGGACATCTACACACTTCGCAGCGGTTATGCCGCCAAGTCCTCCGTTCAGGTCGTCCATTGCCCGGATGGCAGCGCGCCGGGCCCATACGCGTCGCACGGCCAGAACCAGGTGACCGGCCAGATGACCTGCCGGATGTCCACCATCGAAAGCCCTGCCGTCCCGGAGATCGTCTGGAGCGCCGAGCCCAGCCTTGCGATCGGCGAGGCATTCGCGGACGGTCCGGACGGCGCCGCACAACTGTTCACCTGGTGGCAGCAGCAGGGCGCATTCAAATAG
- a CDS encoding class I SAM-dependent methyltransferase — MTPPSPDSVTSAATRRGYDAVAERYAVEIGDELKRKPLDRALLDTFVELASDGTIVDVGCGPGHVTAHLARRGAQVLGVDLSTAMCAVARRSAPLPFAVANMTRLPIRSRAVNGILCWYAVIHLDEAERAAAYVEFARVLRPGGHALVAFHTSDTDTRPGEAEHITEWWGRPVDLIFRFLDPAAETAALAAAGLTLAARLDRAPNPGTEHPSQRTYLLVRRLP; from the coding sequence ATGACGCCGCCGTCTCCGGACAGCGTGACGTCCGCCGCGACGCGCCGCGGCTACGACGCGGTGGCCGAACGCTACGCCGTCGAGATCGGCGACGAACTCAAGCGCAAACCCCTTGACCGCGCCCTGTTGGACACCTTCGTGGAACTGGCCTCCGACGGGACGATCGTCGACGTCGGCTGCGGCCCCGGCCACGTAACGGCCCACCTGGCCCGCCGCGGAGCCCAAGTTCTCGGCGTCGACCTGTCAACAGCCATGTGCGCCGTCGCGCGCCGCTCGGCGCCCCTGCCGTTCGCCGTAGCGAACATGACCAGGCTGCCCATCCGATCCCGGGCGGTGAATGGGATCCTGTGCTGGTACGCCGTGATCCACCTCGACGAGGCCGAACGGGCCGCTGCCTACGTCGAGTTCGCCCGGGTGCTGCGCCCAGGTGGCCACGCACTCGTCGCCTTCCACACCAGCGACACCGACACCCGTCCCGGTGAGGCCGAACACATCACCGAATGGTGGGGCCGACCCGTCGACCTCATTTTCCGCTTCCTCGACCCGGCCGCCGAAACTGCAGCCCTGGCCGCGGCCGGCCTCACCCTCGCCGCGCGGCTGGACCGAGCACCAAACCCCGGAACCGAGCACCCCAGCCAACGGACCTATCTCCTGGTTCGGCGGCTCCCGTGA
- a CDS encoding Glu/Leu/Phe/Val dehydrogenase dimerization domain-containing protein: protein MPFHHEQVCVRRGPRSGLPLIVAVHSTALGQAIGGCRITSYPHWSDALDDALRLSAAMTDKCAVAGLPNGGGKTVVAVPPEGITDPAARRAILLDVADAIDALDGAYVTGPDVGTSPEDMAVLAERTPHVFCRPQQAGGSGDSSTHTAAGVVTALHAVCDAVFGLPQLGARRFAVLGLGRVGAHVARHLAAAGADLVVTDIDTTKRQLADELGAAWRDPDSALYAEVDILVPAALGDIFTPGTVSRLRCAAIAGPANNQLDEPDTADLLHQRGILWAPDFVVSAGGVIHATAIELHHETTEQATARVRGIGDTLARILRDAAQTRVTPAAAALTLARNRIPRAAPTV from the coding sequence ATGCCGTTTCACCATGAACAGGTCTGTGTCAGACGCGGACCGCGATCTGGGTTGCCCCTGATCGTCGCCGTGCACTCCACCGCCCTAGGACAGGCGATCGGTGGCTGCCGGATCACCTCGTACCCGCACTGGAGCGACGCACTCGACGACGCCTTGCGCCTATCGGCGGCGATGACGGACAAGTGCGCCGTGGCGGGCCTGCCGAACGGCGGTGGCAAGACCGTCGTCGCCGTGCCGCCCGAAGGTATAACCGACCCGGCCGCCAGGCGGGCGATCCTCCTCGACGTCGCGGACGCCATCGACGCGCTGGATGGCGCATACGTGACCGGTCCGGACGTCGGAACCAGCCCAGAGGACATGGCCGTACTCGCCGAACGTACCCCGCACGTGTTCTGCCGACCGCAGCAGGCGGGTGGCAGCGGCGACTCCTCGACGCACACGGCCGCCGGCGTCGTGACGGCCCTGCACGCCGTGTGCGATGCGGTGTTCGGCTTGCCACAGCTCGGGGCCCGCCGGTTCGCCGTCCTCGGCCTCGGCCGGGTCGGCGCTCATGTCGCCCGCCACCTGGCCGCCGCGGGAGCCGACCTCGTCGTTACCGACATCGACACCACCAAGCGACAGCTCGCCGACGAACTCGGCGCCGCTTGGCGAGACCCGGACAGCGCCCTCTACGCGGAGGTGGACATCCTCGTTCCGGCCGCGCTCGGCGACATCTTCACCCCCGGCACCGTGTCCCGGCTCCGCTGCGCAGCCATCGCCGGGCCGGCCAACAACCAGCTCGACGAGCCGGACACCGCCGACCTGCTCCATCAGCGGGGCATCCTGTGGGCGCCGGACTTCGTCGTCAGCGCGGGTGGCGTCATCCACGCCACCGCCATCGAACTGCACCACGAGACCACCGAGCAAGCCACCGCCCGCGTCCGCGGCATCGGCGACACCCTGGCCCGCATCCTACGAGATGCGGCACAGACCCGCGTGACGCCCGCCGCCGCGGCCCTGACCCTCGCCCGGAACCGTATCCCCCGGGCGGCACCAACCGTATGA
- a CDS encoding Lrp/AsnC family transcriptional regulator — translation MDELDSAIVEHLQRDARQTNRDLARTLGIAPSTCLERVRALRERGVISGYHAEISLSALNRHVQALLHVQVRPLSREVIERFKQYVTALPEVLSVFVVAGGDDFLVHVAVPSVDALHGFLMDKFSKRREIVGFRSSIIYQHARNQVITSLHG, via the coding sequence GTGGACGAACTTGATTCGGCGATCGTCGAGCATCTACAGCGTGATGCTCGGCAGACCAACCGGGATCTGGCCCGGACTCTCGGCATCGCGCCGTCCACCTGTCTGGAACGCGTCCGTGCACTGCGGGAGCGCGGCGTGATCAGCGGCTATCACGCCGAGATCAGCCTGTCGGCCCTCAACCGGCACGTGCAGGCGCTGCTGCACGTCCAGGTCCGGCCGCTCAGCCGCGAGGTCATCGAGAGATTCAAGCAGTACGTGACCGCGCTGCCCGAGGTCCTGTCGGTGTTCGTGGTGGCAGGGGGCGACGACTTCCTCGTGCATGTCGCCGTGCCGAGCGTGGACGCCCTGCACGGCTTCCTCATGGACAAGTTCAGCAAGCGTCGGGAGATCGTCGGCTTCCGCAGCTCGATCATCTACCAGCACGCCCGCAACCAGGTCATCACCTCC